From Chryseobacterium sp. H1D6B, a single genomic window includes:
- a CDS encoding condensation domain-containing protein, with protein sequence MIKRKLMMVERIMYVDSETPVNCVFTAKIKGEISEENLKAALVKIQQKHPLLRARIDDSSEKYPFFIEEKNIKTIPLRIVQRQTDEDWLLESETEWFRLFKDDKKPLAQLVWIKGKGVSEILWVMPHCICDGTSLVTLMHELLCLLDNPSVELQPYQIFSSADDFLPSDFNAEKKKRKVRFYLIMARLFFLMQRKSKKRNLGKNYAVHWKLNPAAASQITDQCKAHGISVHALLCSSFMQAFQEVQGSRAKGKVISPVDVRRFIPEIQQDHLFAFAPTVELSLKKGNQDMLDNARLIKKDLLQKIEKMEARELLWMGEQMHPVVERMVTMMKSSNGGHDVTLSNMGKINIPNDYKNFSLETIFSPTVAFPWLNSNTLVATTYNHQMDFTFMSNEDFLPREEAVRIKDKALELLTVSL encoded by the coding sequence ATGATCAAGCGAAAATTAATGATGGTAGAAAGGATCATGTATGTTGATTCTGAAACACCTGTAAACTGTGTTTTTACAGCAAAAATTAAAGGCGAGATTTCGGAAGAGAACTTGAAGGCTGCATTAGTGAAAATACAGCAGAAACATCCCTTGCTGAGAGCAAGAATCGACGACAGCAGTGAGAAATATCCTTTTTTTATAGAAGAAAAAAATATTAAAACGATTCCGCTTCGTATTGTTCAGCGTCAAACGGATGAGGACTGGCTGCTGGAATCCGAAACTGAGTGGTTTCGCCTGTTTAAGGATGATAAAAAACCGCTGGCTCAATTGGTGTGGATCAAAGGAAAAGGTGTTTCTGAAATTCTTTGGGTAATGCCTCACTGCATTTGTGACGGGACATCTCTTGTCACACTGATGCATGAACTTCTCTGTCTGCTGGATAATCCTTCCGTTGAGTTGCAGCCTTATCAGATATTCAGCTCTGCAGATGATTTTCTGCCCTCAGATTTCAATGCGGAAAAAAAGAAACGCAAAGTCCGTTTTTATTTGATAATGGCCAGACTCTTTTTTCTTATGCAGAGAAAAAGTAAAAAAAGAAACCTTGGGAAAAACTATGCCGTCCACTGGAAGCTGAACCCTGCGGCGGCCTCACAAATAACCGATCAATGTAAAGCTCACGGTATTTCTGTACATGCACTGCTGTGTTCGTCATTCATGCAGGCTTTTCAGGAGGTACAAGGAAGCCGGGCTAAAGGTAAGGTGATCAGTCCTGTGGATGTCCGCCGCTTTATTCCCGAAATCCAGCAGGATCATCTGTTTGCTTTTGCTCCGACTGTTGAACTTTCATTGAAAAAAGGGAACCAAGATATGCTGGACAATGCCAGACTGATCAAAAAAGACCTCCTGCAGAAAATAGAAAAGATGGAAGCAAGAGAACTTTTATGGATGGGTGAACAGATGCACCCGGTTGTTGAACGTATGGTCACTATGATGAAATCGAGTAACGGCGGACATGATGTCACACTGTCCAATATGGGTAAAATCAATATTCCAAATGATTATAAAAATTTCAGTTTGGAAACGATCTTCAGCCCGACTGTTGCCTTTCCATGGCTGAATTCAAACACTCTGGTTGCGACTACCTACAATCATCAGATGGATTTTACTTTCATGTCCAATGAAGATTTCCTTCCAAGAGAAGAAGCTGTTAGAATTAAA
- a CDS encoding nucleotide disphospho-sugar-binding domain-containing protein, translating into MAKFVFVVPPLTGHVNPTLSIGAELLERGHEAAWISLDKNLGAKLPAGGELLLIQYDQTDEEKRESENYLDIISKKIVYGIDSIKFLYDDVLIPLNRHCYNGIVTLLETYQPDMVIGDHQLFAAAVAAKKLNLPYSTSVTAPAAVKMMDELPKVHEWQVNKIIELQKELGAAENHSLASSDLLTLVLTSKYFFGEMDLPSNYQFTGPVLTERRISCEFDWDRLKSSTKKKILVSIGTTFDHDHKKAFFQKVIDAFKDEELTVVVVSDPHLFDSWPENFMICQQVPQLDLLPHLDGVVCHGGHNTVSETLLNGLPLVVIPIAYDQSHVAGRVVRTGAGERLNFNRFKANHLNEAVQQILNDPGYREAAQIIRQSFIDAGGTASAADLLEKALIPVSDILKPRSKFLFVVPPFFGHISPTLSVGASLIARGHEVKWFGITPLDSKHIPEGGTYIYPEEDLVSYKDDIKRILKRQDDGPACSGPEVMKLALEETYVPFAKMMMPGLDRLLENWKPDVLVNDCIAFGGALSAHKHNIPCVTTTPVPPDVMGDTAANAPKIFEWQQNLIKALQKEVGIYDDGIFIHSHQLNMVFTSQAFAGFETVPSHMKFVGPVKGRPNNTAFDWERLEAATTPKIFVSLGTLLVDIRKAFFEKVIAAFADQPVTVVATTPPEIFDEWPSNFIVSGFVPQSALMPYMDMVICHGGFNTVNDTFTNGLPMLITPIAYDHFHIAKLIEQAGCGISIRYKRLRIEALRETVFELLENPKYRNAAKEVQTGLLNAGGNDRAVELLENFIQQEQSTLVSV; encoded by the coding sequence ATGGCTAAATTTGTATTTGTTGTTCCGCCATTGACAGGCCATGTCAACCCAACTCTAAGCATCGGTGCAGAACTGCTGGAAAGAGGACATGAGGCAGCCTGGATCAGTCTTGACAAAAATTTAGGTGCAAAACTTCCTGCCGGGGGAGAACTGCTGCTTATTCAATATGACCAAACCGACGAAGAAAAAAGAGAAAGTGAAAACTATCTCGATATCATCTCTAAAAAAATAGTCTACGGTATCGACAGCATTAAGTTTCTGTACGATGACGTACTCATTCCCTTAAACAGACACTGTTATAATGGTATTGTTACTTTGCTGGAAACCTATCAGCCCGATATGGTTATTGGAGACCACCAGTTGTTTGCAGCAGCAGTTGCCGCAAAAAAATTGAATCTTCCTTACAGCACATCCGTTACTGCTCCGGCAGCAGTTAAAATGATGGATGAACTGCCTAAAGTGCATGAGTGGCAGGTAAATAAGATTATCGAACTGCAGAAGGAACTGGGCGCGGCAGAAAATCATTCTTTGGCTTCTTCAGATCTTTTGACCTTAGTTTTAACCTCTAAATATTTCTTTGGCGAAATGGATCTTCCTTCAAACTACCAGTTTACAGGTCCTGTTCTTACGGAACGCCGGATCTCATGTGAGTTTGATTGGGACAGACTTAAAAGCAGTACAAAGAAAAAAATACTTGTAAGTATTGGGACTACATTTGATCATGATCATAAAAAAGCTTTTTTCCAAAAAGTGATCGATGCATTTAAAGATGAAGAATTAACAGTTGTGGTGGTTTCAGATCCCCATCTTTTCGACAGCTGGCCGGAAAACTTTATGATCTGTCAGCAGGTTCCGCAATTGGATCTGTTACCTCATCTGGATGGGGTAGTCTGCCATGGCGGTCACAATACGGTTTCTGAAACCCTCTTGAACGGTCTTCCATTGGTTGTTATTCCGATTGCGTATGATCAGTCTCATGTGGCAGGACGTGTCGTGCGTACAGGTGCCGGCGAACGTCTCAACTTCAACAGATTTAAAGCGAATCACTTAAATGAAGCCGTACAGCAGATTTTAAATGACCCAGGTTACCGTGAGGCGGCTCAGATCATCCGTCAGTCATTTATTGATGCAGGAGGTACTGCTTCCGCCGCTGATTTACTTGAAAAAGCATTAATTCCTGTTTCAGACATATTAAAGCCTAGGTCTAAATTTTTATTTGTAGTTCCGCCGTTTTTTGGACATATCAGCCCGACACTGAGCGTGGGAGCCAGCCTGATCGCCCGCGGGCATGAAGTGAAATGGTTCGGTATTACCCCGCTGGACAGTAAACATATTCCGGAAGGAGGAACTTATATTTATCCCGAAGAAGATCTTGTTTCTTATAAGGATGATATTAAACGTATTTTAAAAAGACAGGATGACGGACCGGCCTGCTCAGGACCTGAGGTCATGAAACTTGCATTAGAGGAAACGTATGTTCCCTTTGCTAAAATGATGATGCCGGGATTAGACCGCCTCTTAGAAAACTGGAAGCCTGATGTCCTGGTGAATGACTGTATCGCCTTTGGAGGGGCTCTTTCTGCACATAAACACAATATTCCTTGTGTAACGACTACCCCTGTTCCGCCCGATGTAATGGGAGATACAGCAGCTAATGCACCTAAAATATTTGAATGGCAGCAAAATTTAATTAAAGCCCTTCAAAAAGAAGTAGGCATTTATGATGATGGAATTTTTATCCATTCCCATCAATTAAATATGGTATTTACTTCTCAGGCCTTTGCTGGTTTTGAAACAGTTCCATCACACATGAAATTTGTGGGTCCCGTAAAAGGACGTCCCAACAATACGGCTTTTGACTGGGAGCGGTTGGAAGCGGCCACAACCCCGAAAATATTCGTATCGTTAGGAACATTGCTGGTAGATATCCGAAAAGCCTTTTTTGAAAAGGTGATCGCCGCATTTGCAGACCAGCCAGTAACGGTTGTAGCAACAACGCCGCCAGAAATATTTGATGAATGGCCGTCTAATTTCATTGTGAGTGGTTTTGTACCGCAGTCAGCATTGATGCCGTATATGGATATGGTAATCTGCCACGGCGGTTTTAATACCGTTAATGATACTTTCACTAACGGTTTGCCGATGCTGATTACTCCCATTGCCTACGACCATTTTCATATCGCAAAATTAATAGAACAGGCAGGCTGCGGGATCAGTATCCGATATAAAAGGTTACGTATTGAAGCACTCCGTGAAACCGTTTTTGAACTGCTTGAAAATCCTAAATACAGAAATGCAGCCAAAGAGGTTCAGACCGGTCTGCTCAATGCAGGCGGTAATGACCGTGCAGTAGAGCTGCTGGAGAATTTTATACAGCAAGAACAATCAACATTAGTTTCAGTATAG
- a CDS encoding phosphopantetheine-binding protein, giving the protein MDTINNTLKLNHEELFILLKGFITEVIGAEFVEEMDINPESSFTKDLEMDSIEIVSFSEKIKAHFGDQIDFTGWLSSMDLDQLIDLDLSMIINYIYECQ; this is encoded by the coding sequence ATGGACACTATAAACAATACTTTAAAATTAAATCACGAAGAACTATTTATTCTTTTAAAAGGCTTTATTACAGAAGTGATAGGGGCGGAATTTGTAGAAGAAATGGACATCAATCCGGAAAGCTCATTTACCAAAGACCTGGAAATGGACAGTATAGAAATTGTTTCTTTTTCTGAAAAAATCAAAGCTCATTTCGGCGATCAGATAGATTTCACCGGATGGCTGTCTTCTATGGACTTAGACCAATTGATCGATCTTGACCTCAGTATGATTATTAATTATATCTACGAATGCCAATAA
- a CDS encoding alpha/beta hydrolase — protein sequence MPIITIDNKQVHIQELNKGASQTVVLIHGMFSNLSIYYFNIAPILAKHFHVVMYDLKSHGMSERFVDGYDLESMSSDLLGLMDYLKLKKVHLAGYSFGGLIALKTALKASNRVDRLVVMEAPDPQDDKARDVIEQYSKEFLEHYVANFTDTTKVQMGKRQMEKNHRMYEFLFEKTSIKADMIQEKHFLSEINVSGLNIPALLLYGSESNCKPTGEWLQAQIGQAELELISGDHNIPIQEPAQIAATIIHFLSKSLSKTVTQNHG from the coding sequence ATGCCAATAATTACTATTGATAATAAACAGGTTCATATTCAGGAACTCAACAAAGGTGCGTCACAAACGGTGGTTCTTATCCACGGGATGTTCAGCAACCTGTCCATTTATTATTTTAATATTGCCCCTATTCTGGCAAAGCACTTTCATGTAGTGATGTACGATCTGAAAAGCCACGGAATGAGTGAACGTTTTGTGGACGGGTATGACCTGGAAAGTATGTCATCCGATCTGCTTGGCTTGATGGATTATCTGAAGCTTAAAAAAGTTCATTTGGCAGGCTATAGTTTTGGAGGTCTTATTGCACTGAAAACGGCATTAAAGGCTTCAAACCGTGTCGATCGGCTGGTAGTGATGGAAGCCCCGGACCCTCAAGATGATAAAGCACGTGACGTTATCGAACAGTACAGTAAGGAGTTTCTTGAACATTACGTAGCCAATTTTACAGATACCACAAAAGTACAGATGGGCAAAAGACAGATGGAAAAAAACCACCGTATGTATGAGTTCTTATTTGAGAAGACCAGTATCAAAGCAGACATGATCCAGGAAAAGCATTTTCTGAGCGAAATTAATGTATCAGGACTAAATATCCCTGCACTTTTGCTTTACGGCTCTGAGTCCAACTGTAAACCTACGGGTGAATGGCTGCAGGCACAGATCGGTCAGGCTGAATTAGAATTAATTTCCGGGGATCATAACATCCCGATACAGGAGCCGGCTCAGATCGCAGCAACCATTATTCATTTTTTATCTAAATCATTATCTAAAACAGTAACACAAAATCATGGCTAA
- a CDS encoding type I polyketide synthase: protein MKQTDIAVIGLSCVFPGAQDAETFWQNIINKVDSTQLAPADRIDPVHFSDSTSSVDRFYCKRGGFISDYEFDPTAFGILPLAVEGTEPDHLLTLDLVQKALEDAGVFQKQMSLEKTGIIIGKGNYAGPGATRAIEIVRTGEQISSLLQELLPEVSSADIEKVKHAFQERKGRFAADTAMGLIPNLVASLVANRFNLGGAAFTVDAACASALIAVDHAVQELNLGRCDMVIAGGVHTGQNAAFWSIFSQLGALSRQQQIKPFSSDADGLLIGEGCGFVVLKRLEDAVRDQDKIYAVIKGVGVSSDGNGTSVMSPSVKGQLKALQQAWINADLDEKQIGYLEAHGTGTPLGDKTELQTLAQFFGKEETALAAGIGSVKSNIGHAMPAAGIAGLIKTCMALHHDILPPTLYCENPTSDMQQTRFAPVQEPKSWSKTGLPKVAAVNAFGFGGINAHVVLEGYDIPKKDPVLVLARTTHEELLAALRNNESNVGEGNYRIALFDPTPERVEKAIKIAAKNNSWRNKQDIWYTSAPLLQDGDKIAFVFPGLDGLAKGEIESASCYFGLSEPVETEGEGLLNDALSIFNKCSILDNALKKLGIVPDMNAGHSLGEWLAGYSSELAEISSVKALIDVLNPETFELKDSRFIAVGAGIDTITPLIEQIPNVYVSNDNCPNQVILCGSNAALDELVPLLKSKQIFHQILPFQSGFHSPFIADKLDVILAGMEKAQFQKTKIPLWSATTLEPYPADEDSIRKLSAEHLVQPVRFRELIEKLYEEGARFFIQIGTGGLIGFIDDTLKGKAFSTIASSVATRSALAQLQRVVAALFVEGNTAAIDFLEVQRYSKKSSGKGIKLQLGSPIIRDFQEIKTLAKSFDMPKQKSVSAAVAKTGHPLVQAFQENITDMIRMQEEVLTLFQHRPEITVPKPVMPKTPVSKNFSKLLHVNLDSHPYLIDHSLLRQPKGWTEVADMEPVIPMTMIFEQLAEIAQAEIHGSRVHKIMNVSVFQWMNVAKPFEKTVKGEWRSTNHAYLDIENFVNAEVLLAFSAPAVPAFNLSIGDLLSIERTPEEIYDKHMFHGELYQGITEVSKVGTKGIVGKIKGNGGKGSLLDNAGQLFGLWLQLTLTKDRIAFPVKIRDIEFFGDMDDQDGIFECTCMLTELNEEFAIADIILKRDGKVWCAITGWQNRRLEIDEPLWNVSMSPLHNRLSEEIAPEVFFFHQAYTRVASWDFILKRYFNQTEKQYHQQLLPNKKKNWMVSRVAVKDAVRNLLREQKNHPCYPITFEIRSDEFGKPYLIGGATEQIHISLAHKGKEAVGIARYGSPVGIDMEIIEERSAGFYDLVFTDAELTLLKDKDQAEWTTRFWAAKEAYGKFLGTGLKGNPKALEVERIQNDHLWISQIEIKTIKHKNYIIAWTL, encoded by the coding sequence ATGAAACAAACAGATATTGCTGTAATTGGTTTATCCTGTGTCTTCCCTGGAGCACAGGATGCCGAAACTTTTTGGCAAAATATCATCAATAAAGTCGACTCTACGCAATTGGCTCCTGCTGACCGGATCGATCCTGTTCACTTTAGTGACAGCACAAGTTCCGTTGACCGCTTTTATTGTAAACGTGGCGGATTTATCTCTGATTATGAGTTTGATCCAACGGCATTTGGTATTTTACCGCTGGCAGTAGAAGGTACAGAACCGGATCATTTATTAACCCTTGATCTGGTGCAAAAGGCGCTGGAAGATGCCGGTGTGTTTCAGAAACAGATGTCGCTCGAAAAAACAGGAATTATTATCGGTAAGGGAAACTATGCAGGTCCCGGTGCTACCCGTGCCATTGAAATTGTACGTACCGGTGAACAGATTTCTTCGCTGCTGCAGGAACTGCTTCCTGAGGTATCTTCCGCAGATATAGAAAAGGTTAAACATGCTTTTCAGGAGCGTAAAGGACGTTTTGCTGCTGATACAGCCATGGGATTAATCCCTAATTTGGTTGCCTCGTTGGTTGCCAACCGATTCAATTTAGGTGGAGCTGCTTTTACTGTGGATGCCGCTTGCGCCAGTGCTTTAATTGCTGTGGATCATGCAGTGCAGGAACTTAACCTTGGACGTTGTGATATGGTAATTGCAGGAGGTGTGCATACAGGACAAAATGCTGCTTTCTGGAGTATTTTCTCACAATTAGGAGCCTTGTCACGCCAACAGCAGATTAAGCCTTTCAGCAGCGATGCAGACGGGCTGTTAATTGGAGAAGGCTGTGGTTTTGTTGTTTTAAAACGATTAGAAGACGCTGTCCGTGATCAGGATAAAATATACGCAGTTATTAAAGGAGTAGGTGTAAGCAGTGATGGTAATGGAACCAGTGTAATGAGTCCGTCCGTTAAAGGGCAGCTTAAAGCTTTGCAGCAAGCCTGGATCAATGCAGATCTGGATGAAAAACAAATTGGCTATCTGGAAGCTCATGGTACAGGAACGCCGCTTGGAGACAAAACCGAACTTCAGACGTTAGCTCAATTTTTCGGTAAAGAAGAAACTGCTCTGGCCGCTGGTATAGGTTCTGTAAAATCAAATATAGGACATGCAATGCCGGCCGCAGGGATAGCAGGCCTGATAAAGACTTGTATGGCACTTCATCATGATATACTGCCGCCTACATTATACTGCGAAAATCCAACTTCTGATATGCAGCAGACCCGATTTGCGCCTGTGCAGGAACCTAAAAGCTGGTCAAAAACCGGCCTGCCAAAAGTAGCTGCAGTAAACGCATTTGGATTCGGAGGGATTAATGCACATGTTGTCCTTGAAGGTTATGATATTCCGAAAAAAGACCCTGTATTAGTATTAGCAAGAACCACACATGAAGAATTACTTGCTGCTTTACGGAATAACGAAAGCAATGTAGGTGAAGGGAATTATAGAATTGCTTTGTTTGACCCGACACCTGAAAGAGTGGAAAAAGCAATTAAGATTGCAGCTAAGAATAATTCCTGGCGCAACAAACAGGATATTTGGTATACCTCAGCCCCCTTACTGCAGGATGGTGATAAAATAGCCTTTGTATTTCCAGGCTTAGACGGCCTTGCAAAGGGTGAAATTGAAAGTGCCAGCTGTTATTTTGGATTATCCGAGCCTGTAGAAACGGAAGGCGAAGGTTTATTGAACGATGCATTAAGTATTTTTAATAAATGCAGCATTCTCGACAATGCATTAAAAAAGCTGGGAATTGTACCGGATATGAATGCCGGACACAGTTTAGGAGAATGGCTGGCAGGATATTCCTCCGAACTTGCGGAAATAAGTTCTGTCAAAGCATTGATTGATGTGCTTAATCCGGAAACCTTTGAATTAAAAGATTCCAGATTCATTGCAGTCGGAGCAGGCATTGATACTATCACGCCGCTTATTGAACAAATTCCAAATGTATATGTTTCTAACGACAACTGTCCGAATCAGGTGATTCTCTGCGGCAGTAATGCCGCTTTGGATGAATTGGTACCGTTGTTAAAATCAAAACAGATATTTCATCAGATACTGCCGTTCCAATCCGGTTTTCATTCCCCTTTTATTGCAGATAAACTTGATGTGATCTTAGCAGGAATGGAAAAGGCACAATTTCAAAAAACAAAGATCCCGTTATGGTCTGCCACTACTTTAGAACCTTATCCTGCAGATGAGGATTCGATCAGAAAACTGAGCGCTGAACACCTCGTTCAGCCGGTTCGTTTTCGTGAACTTATTGAGAAATTGTACGAAGAAGGAGCGAGATTCTTTATTCAGATAGGTACTGGAGGATTGATAGGATTTATCGACGACACCTTGAAAGGAAAAGCATTTAGTACAATCGCTTCCAGTGTTGCCACGCGTTCTGCACTGGCTCAGTTACAGCGTGTGGTTGCTGCATTATTTGTAGAGGGTAATACGGCAGCGATTGACTTCTTGGAGGTGCAGCGCTATTCAAAAAAATCATCAGGAAAGGGTATTAAGTTGCAGTTGGGTTCACCCATTATCCGTGATTTTCAAGAAATTAAGACCTTAGCTAAATCTTTTGATATGCCGAAGCAAAAAAGTGTTTCTGCAGCGGTGGCTAAGACTGGCCATCCGCTTGTACAGGCATTCCAGGAGAATATTACCGATATGATCCGTATGCAGGAAGAAGTACTCACATTATTTCAACACCGCCCGGAAATTACAGTTCCAAAACCTGTGATGCCTAAAACACCAGTAAGTAAGAATTTCTCAAAACTTTTACATGTTAATTTAGACAGCCATCCTTACCTTATCGACCACAGTTTATTAAGACAGCCGAAAGGGTGGACTGAAGTTGCCGATATGGAACCCGTAATTCCAATGACGATGATTTTTGAGCAGCTGGCAGAAATAGCACAGGCAGAAATCCATGGCAGCCGGGTACATAAAATTATGAACGTAAGCGTGTTTCAATGGATGAATGTGGCCAAACCTTTTGAAAAAACAGTAAAAGGAGAGTGGCGTTCAACCAACCATGCTTATCTTGATATTGAGAACTTTGTGAATGCAGAAGTCTTATTGGCTTTTTCTGCTCCTGCTGTTCCTGCCTTTAACCTGTCAATAGGGGATCTTCTGTCTATTGAAAGAACACCTGAAGAGATTTATGATAAACATATGTTCCATGGAGAATTGTATCAGGGGATTACAGAGGTTTCAAAAGTAGGAACGAAAGGGATTGTAGGAAAAATAAAAGGGAACGGCGGCAAAGGCTCCTTATTGGATAATGCCGGGCAGTTATTCGGGCTGTGGCTGCAGCTTACACTCACGAAAGACCGTATTGCATTCCCTGTGAAGATCAGGGATATTGAATTTTTCGGCGATATGGATGATCAGGACGGTATTTTTGAATGTACATGTATGCTTACAGAGCTCAATGAAGAATTTGCAATTGCAGATATCATCCTTAAAAGAGACGGAAAAGTATGGTGTGCGATTACAGGCTGGCAGAACCGACGGCTGGAAATCGACGAACCTTTATGGAACGTTTCGATGTCGCCTTTGCATAACCGCCTTTCGGAAGAAATAGCTCCAGAGGTATTTTTCTTTCATCAAGCCTATACCAGAGTAGCTTCTTGGGATTTTATCCTGAAACGGTATTTTAACCAGACTGAAAAGCAATATCATCAGCAGCTCCTCCCTAACAAGAAAAAAAATTGGATGGTCAGCCGTGTAGCAGTGAAAGATGCTGTGCGAAACCTTTTACGGGAACAAAAAAATCATCCATGCTATCCCATCACCTTTGAAATACGTTCAGATGAATTTGGAAAGCCTTACTTGATTGGCGGTGCTACAGAACAAATTCATATTTCGCTGGCCCACAAAGGAAAAGAAGCGGTGGGTATCGCACGTTATGGCAGTCCGGTGGGAATCGACATGGAAATCATCGAAGAACGCAGTGCTGGATTTTATGATCTGGTATTTACCGATGCTGAATTAACATTATTGAAAGACAAAGATCAGGCAGAATGGACCACGCGGTTCTGGGCGGCCAAAGAAGCGTACGGAAAGTTTCTGGGGACAGGATTGAAAGGAAATCCAAAAGCCCTTGAAGTCGAACGTATACAAAATGATCACCTGTGGATCAGCCAAATTGAAATAAAAACTATTAAACATAAAAACTACATTATCGCATGGACACTATAA
- a CDS encoding condensation domain-containing protein — MRRKLLFGERMLLGDGTEPFNAVIPFRLRGTFKIEDIKHALSRLQIKHPWLRALIHHDEKNVPWFEVTERTIPIPIRIVDRKGEDDWQEESKREWQTLFNYGEEPLLRFTWIKGEKVSDMLFGFHHCLCDGGSAMAFLYEFLKILDHPSAEIGLENPILGIQDVVPPEILLSRKQQLKAKVIGRLAATAVKWVPVGKKAVERQKDYMIHWKFDEMISKELVFYCKSEEVTVNTFLSTVLLHAFKKVRGTAAFNKVSCPVDIRRFAPQIKEDHIFAFGLMIVVSSDDKMSFSDNLWMMQEAVERKTAKLNPYMTMMVMESAHDALKNFTKLLKHGKSSNDCMFSNLGRIQISDQYKDFTLETIFSPSVIGPLGNTTTMVTSTFRGEMDFSFMGSEGYLPHSEALAVRDEMIQTIKQQLEYSGVS; from the coding sequence ATGAGAAGAAAATTGTTATTTGGAGAACGCATGCTGCTGGGAGACGGAACCGAACCTTTTAACGCGGTTATTCCGTTCAGGCTTCGCGGTACCTTTAAGATAGAAGATATCAAGCATGCTTTGAGCCGGCTTCAGATCAAGCATCCGTGGTTAAGAGCACTCATCCATCATGATGAAAAGAATGTTCCCTGGTTTGAAGTTACAGAAAGAACGATCCCGATTCCGATTCGAATCGTTGACCGAAAAGGAGAAGATGATTGGCAGGAAGAATCAAAAAGAGAGTGGCAGACTCTGTTTAATTACGGCGAGGAGCCGCTTCTTCGGTTCACATGGATCAAAGGAGAAAAAGTCTCTGATATGCTTTTTGGTTTCCATCATTGTTTATGTGACGGCGGTTCTGCAATGGCTTTCCTGTATGAGTTTTTGAAAATACTGGATCATCCCTCTGCAGAAATCGGGCTGGAAAACCCCATACTCGGAATTCAGGATGTCGTTCCGCCGGAGATTCTATTGAGCCGTAAACAGCAGCTGAAGGCCAAAGTGATCGGCAGACTGGCAGCAACAGCTGTAAAATGGGTTCCTGTCGGTAAAAAGGCAGTTGAGCGACAAAAGGACTACATGATCCACTGGAAGTTTGATGAAATGATCAGTAAGGAGCTGGTTTTCTATTGCAAATCCGAGGAGGTTACTGTTAATACTTTTTTAAGTACTGTGCTGCTTCATGCATTTAAAAAAGTAAGAGGGACAGCTGCTTTCAATAAAGTTTCCTGTCCGGTAGATATAAGACGCTTTGCTCCACAGATCAAAGAAGATCACATTTTTGCTTTCGGACTGATGATCGTAGTTTCTTCCGATGATAAGATGAGTTTTTCAGATAATTTATGGATGATGCAGGAAGCGGTAGAACGTAAAACGGCTAAACTTAACCCTTACATGACGATGATGGTGATGGAATCTGCACATGATGCTTTGAAAAATTTCACAAAGCTTTTAAAGCACGGTAAGTCATCGAATGACTGCATGTTCTCCAATTTAGGACGAATTCAAATCTCAGATCAATACAAAGACTTTACACTGGAAACCATTTTCAGTCCTTCAGTTATTGGTCCTTTGGGTAATACGACGACAATGGTGACCTCAACTTTTCGAGGAGAGATGGATTTTTCTTTTATGGGAAGCGAAGGATATCTGCCGCATTCGGAGGCATTGGCTGTGCGTGATGAGATGATTCAGACTATCAAACAACAACTGGAATATTCAGGAGTATCATGA